Part of the Pelobates fuscus isolate aPelFus1 chromosome 12, aPelFus1.pri, whole genome shotgun sequence genome, ATGGTTACAGTAACTATGCCTGATTGGTCACGGATTATAATCTAAAAACACATCTAAATGTCATCGGTCCCCTCCCATTAAGACTTTAGAGCCTGCCTAAGGCTCCCGTACAGAGGGTGAAGAGTTAGACATCCAGTCACCGGAGTATTGATCATCTGGAATGTGAGACAATCACACAAGTCTTCTGGGTGCACGTTCGAGTTTTGAGTCTGTTCTTTTTGGCAAACTAATAATATACAATGTTCCGTCCCTGGAATATTTTCTACGTTGTTTGGGAAAGTGGGAGTGTCTGTGAGGATCTAGGTCTTCTTTATCCTGAGAGAAACCGCAGGTCTCTGTGTGGATTTTAGTCCATGTTTTTTGCGAATGCTCAGTTTATCGGTCTCGCCTTTCCCGGATGCAGCTGGGGATTTCCAAGTCATTGTGGCATTCACAGCCTGCTCAGAGTTATCCTGCGTCCGTCCAAGGTTGGCAGGAGATGACGTTTTTCCAGCTGCAGAGGGCTACAATACAAAAGAGTCTGTTAGCCTGGAACAAATAATGTACAAACTATTTCAAGACATGAACCTTAGAGTTCTATATAAAGAATAATAGCATTTTGAATTCAGTGCAGGAAGTCGCCATCACCAGTATTAATAATGATTTCATGCATAGCTatgctttaatatattttatatagaattTATATATAAGTCTACAATCCAACACCACCACGTCATTAtgaaaattttgattattttgcATGAAATAGCcagtctgtacatttaccataatACTCAGCTACACGTGGTgatatttaaatttaaagggacactatagtcaccagaaccaccacaTCATAACGTTTTGTAtgcagctcaatgtagtggttttggtgtgtatagcctgtccctgcatgaTTTTCAGTGaaatggcagtgcttacattacagcctagtaacacctctatgtgcagtcactcagatggccactagaggtgcttgctattccagtgctgcacagtgtacagcactggTGTTCCGTATCTCCACACTCtgtatggaggcgctgaatgttccccatagagatacattgattcaatgcatcactaCGAAGAAATGCTGATTGGAGCAGCTTTGAGATTGGCTATCTCAGCGATGGAGGCGGGGTCAGCCATGGCGAGACAGGCACAGCGATTGAGAAAAGGTACGTTAAAAAAAACCTTGTCACAGCAACCTGAGGTGCGCTGGGGATTTAAACAGCCACTGCAGCATTATACGGTTCCTTTAATTTGCATGAAATTAACTTTCTGATGTTAAGCACTGCAAAAAAGGTGAAGCACGcattttgttaatttttattaCACATATTATGAGGTGGGGGTTGACCTGTCACAATTGCCTTCTGCAAAGAGAGTGCAGACTTATTTAATTTACTTCCTACATATCTTCATTTTTAAATATTCGGAATAATAATCCATTTCAGTATTTCGTTTCAATAAAATTAGACAACTCATTACCAAAGGTGGGTTGTTTCTTTAAATACACGGTTTATATCCCCCTCAGCCAATGCCAAGCCAATTGAGGAGAACAAAACACCAATAATTCACTTACAACAGCAGGTGACTTCGGGCTCGACCCTTTCTTTTTAACCATGCCATTGGGGAATGAAAGTGTTTTTTTCTGGTTTACCTAAGAACAATGGACAAAAATCTGAGCATTATCAAGTAAACAAAAAATTGCAAAACAAAATGTCTTCACAATGGACCCCCTAAGCCCCTAAAGCAGTttagtttgctgaagtgctttgtacGAGAATCGtgtctttcattttacaaaaaaagtgcCGACTTttatagaaattgtcacttttataaactaaACTTGTTACACTGGGCTGTCAAACAACTAGTCCTGTTATTTCATTTaggtccactgagctaaccaaactcaagaggcagaaattgcccagaacacctaacttacaaagacttctcattgagctgtattgggaagtctgtgattggagagtcacagaaagtctgggcagggttagaaggagagggctttaaaaaggcttcagacaagatatctgcagcttttgtgagaggttttagattttaaaaaataaaaaataagtatgcatttaattgtgtgtatatttagtaaatattaatatttttttttttgtatttgcagtGCAGTGTGATGGTCTGCTTGAAAGGGACACTACATTGCCCAATTAATATGGTAAAGCTATAGAATTCAGTGCACAAGAAGAGACAGACATTTGGAAACTTTCTATGAAAATGCCTTATTTTGTACACtgaaaaaccaaaaccaaaacaaCCCCTAAATCATTTAGAACGCAGGGAGAATTCCGATTATTAAGGGATGTTCACTAGAGATGTAGTGTGAGAATTAGTTCACTAGTTACCACGACTACCTGTTTTGTCGGGGTTAATCGCTTGCTGCTGTCTGTTTCTGAGGACCCATTACTGCTGATGGGACTTGCTCGCTCTTCTGTGACAAGAAGGCTTGCGTCTTGTGTCTCACATAAGCCATTCGACTCACTGTCCAAGTGTTCGTCGTCATCCATATCGTTTCTCCACTCCTTCATCATTTCCAACACATTGGTTGGCCTCTGCACAGGGTTTGTTTCACCCTACATTGGAAAGCCAGAGATTAGAGATGTACAGTAAAGATCTATAGAAGCATACATAGATTTCCAGAGACTCTGCTGCACCTGGCCCTATGGTGTTTATTGGTAAACCCCATGTGCTTACTGCAGATTCAGATTTAAGAGTCAATGGTAAATTCTTGCTGGGCAGACAGTGTCAAGGTTAAAGCCATTTAACCAACTTGATGATGCTCACACAATACCCATGGTATAAATTAAATAAGCTGCCAGTCAGAGTGTCAGGCTGCAGTCTCTCCATGTGGCAGGGCTCCCCTGATTACATTGTAGATACAAGTTTTGCTATTGCTCTAATCTATAGTTGCACACTTGCCATTTGCCGCCCCATTATTCTCACCGTTATCCAGGGGTCATCCAGCAACTCACTGGCAGTAATCCTGTGAGCGGGATCGACTTTAAGAAGCCGCTGAAGTACATCTttagctaaaataaataaaaaaaaacaaataaaagtaaaatacaacTCTAACTTTTATTAGCAAACATAGTGcataaagtggtttgggtgcagtggccctgcctTTTAGCCCAAtaaaacattgcagggtttaattcACCTCTACCCAGCAATACGTTTGTACATATACAGTCTTCTCAGGACAGTCTAAGAATCATGGACTCTGCTCGAGACACTTCTGAAGTCACGCTGTGATGACCTCTTCCAGcagattttttttgcttttctatATCTGCCATTCAGTATAGATAAATACATCACCCAACAAATAGCATTATTAGCAAGAGGAGCTAAGATTGAATTAAAGATCAAATAATTAAAGTAAAGTAGACTGATCAAGGCAAGTTTAAACGAAATAAGATGTAAACATAAACAGAGGCCCCAAATTTCAGCTCAACCTTCCAATGGTTAATAAGAAGCTGGTGGAACGAGACATACAGACGGCTGTGTATTAGATTCGCCCTCTGCTCAGTTACTTGTTCCCCTGACAGTCTGCAATTCCTGCTTACGTGAATCTACCTAAATGACAGTTTACTTGCTGTTCAACTTCAATAAACACCCCGTAATTAATCTATATCATTTATCAAagacataaaataatatatttacaccAATTCTAGCTATTGTTAATGATTTAAAGAGTCTACTTACCATCTCCAGTGCCACAGTCATGCCAGATACACCAACATAACACCCACCCGGGCTCCCACCTACATCCTGTCTTTCTGTCTCACGGCTGGCCCGGCTTTGGAAACCTACCCTTAGTGGGGCAAACCTGTGATGCCTGAACAGAGTGACTTTTGCTACTCTGACTACTGTAATTACTCTTCTGGTAAACGTGAGGCAGTCTTGCAAGAGGAGTAATCACAGTAACCACAGTAACTACAGTTCATGTAATGAAGCTGCAGCACAAAAGAGTAGGAGAACCAACTACAGGAGGCTATGGACATTGACCACACTGTCAAAAATTGACTAATCTACTTTTTAGCATTtgtgccaacacacacactatatataaacgTGTAAACTCTTAGAGCAAAAATCATGTGTATAGGACATGCACTCTTTATATTCTTTTAAGCACATAGTACGGCGGAACAGTCCCTGTAAAAGGGCGGACATTTGAGGGCAAATTTCCCATTGTTAACACGTTGGGCAAACTATACCACAATGATGGCAATAGACACGTCCGTTGTACATAGTGTAACACTGCGATCCCTTTAAGGTAAACTTTTCTTTTCATTATTAGCAAATTGATCTcttttaaaacacaaaacaaaccctGGGAATGTGGCCCTTCAAACACACAACAGATATAACATTTCACAATGGAAAAGAGCAAGCAGCTAATCAAGGGCTCCCCTGTTCAGTGCATTAGACGGCTCTCCCAGGCCGGCCTTTAAAACGTTAAGCCCATGCAGTTATCTCAAAGtgtttttccaaaatgaaaattagACAACAAATGAGCAGGGCTGCTGTTCATTGTGCCAACGCACGGCTAATGTAATCAATCAATAGCAAACCCTTTGCTAAGTGAAGTCCCTTGTAAGGGGACACAATAGCCGACACTAGCCTGGGGTTTTGGCTGGTAAAGGGCTTTTTTATTTTAGAGCGATGCGGACATTCCTGGGGCACATTGTATTACAGCTATTAAAAGCTATTTTCAATGGCTGGCATGCTGATCCTGGCCTTATAAAGCAGAGggggaaaaaatacatttgttcTGGTTTGTTCCGAGCACTTACCAGCACTACTGACAGTAAGCCAAACGTCATCTGAAAAGTCCAGCTCACCCTTTCTTATCTGTTCAAAAAGTTCAACTTCCGAGTTCGCGATAAACGGTGCATTCCCGCAGAGTCTGAGCAAAGAAGAAGCAAATATACCATTCAATCCTCCATAGGCatttatttaacatattataGTTTATACTTCTCATACACTGAGGGCTGGCAATTCTGTATCTAACAGTGATCTGCTTTTGCGCAGAGCACTCACACTTTATCTTCCTCGAATTTTGAGTCTATTTCTTTGACCCCATTCACTGTGGACAAAATTCAAGAGTTTGATTTGCGAAGCCCCAGGTTCTAGCAGAGCAGATACAGGTCTATGGAACATGCATCTTGCTCTGTGTTGCGATACATGCGGAGGACAGCTTACAGCACCTGCTTAAGAAGATCTATAGGCGATACCACTGTCTTGCAGGATTTTCCCATAGGCCCCTGTACTGTGCTCTGATCTCCCAACTATTTCAAACAAGACTGCTAGAATCCTATACAATcgattagttttttatttttctgtaaggTCAGTGTTCACAGACTAAGCGAGGGACccataaaagggttaaaacaaATAAGCAGCTCCATTATGACAAGATAGATACACTaataaataagattaaaaaaaaaactcattttcCACCATTCAATTATTTTATTCAACATAACCTAATTTCACAACTGTCATGAAATCCGCCATTACATAATGATTGCCATCAAAATGCAAATGCGTGTGTTTATTTTACAGACCTATAAAAAGATATTATGGGCTGAATAATGAAAAATCACAATTAGTCTAAgggaaaagcaaaagaaaaacgtCCCTGATTTACATGTTGGCTGCTTTCATTTTACAATTTTGATCctaaagagagagaggggagaaaaaaaaaaatctatcttcaATTACATGTTTCCACGATGCGTTTTATCGGGGCTTTTAATTGAAACAGTGATGGAGAAAATAATGACACAATGGAGTGATCTCAAATTAAACTATACGACATTTCGATTATTCTTCTCTGCGGAGGCTGTAAACAAGACAAAGTTTCATTTCCACGTACAAATCTATAGTTCATAGACGACAAAATCTGGCGCTGCATGTCTGTCCCGCAATGCTGAGATTCAAGGTACAGAGGTCACCATGCTCAAAGATGTCAAGGTGAGCCATCACCGATATTAACTAACCCATAACAGAGTACTACACTCACATTCTGAatattcacaccagacacagtaATTGCAAAGTAGTAACACTTtataggtttgtttgtttttttttatagaaaagagaaaatagaaaagtgtatttgtaaaagaagacgaCCTACTTACAACATGTACATAATTACACCGACACTCCAAATGTCACATTGCTGGCTGTAATCGTGGGCATTGATAATTTCAGGGGCTGTCGACCAAGCAAaaatagtaatattaataataaagaaaCACTTATAAATCCTTAAACACACTGCACAATGAACGTGCTGATGAGGTATAATTTATTCCCCGATGAAGGGAGCAGATGTTTAAATGAATTATGTACAAACTTTAGCAATTCACAGTGTCCCCTTAAAATTGATGACTTGCTGAATATGTAAATGATTGCTCATATTTTCATTGTTTGCAGCAAGTTTGGGAGCAGATGGGGCAGGATACACAGGTATTTTAAGGCTCAGATTTTAATGTTTGATGGATCAGCTGCTGACTTGGAAGCAGCGATCACGAACGTTCTTAGTGGATAAGTGTATAGAGTGACATTGTCAGCACGGCACTGAACCTGCAACccacaaaagcaaaaataaaaaatttaaaaatacagggatttttttttgtttagtagaATGGATAGAATAAGGTTTGCAGAGTGTTAGGGTATCAGTCTGAGTAACAAACACTTTGGAGATGTCAGTCTGTACTTTCCAATATAAATACGCATAATGAAACGTGTATTACACATATCATCGGGGCTCACAATATCCATTTGGGGAGTGAAAATTCAGCCTTGGCAAGTAGAAACTCAGCCATAGGGAGTGTGCCACAGACAATCCAAGCTTGTAGTGGCGagtaaggcctggctagtagcgtAGCGTACTATTGGCAGATTTTGCAGACATAAACCACAAGATTTATAAAAGGCTCCAATATAATAAGATTTTATTACCATGACCATGGTGTGTAGTGTAGGGATTATGGCTATGGATTTTAGCGTATGGGACAATGTTTAGTGACCATGAAATGTAATGTAGGGGTTAAGGTTTAGTGGCCATGGAGTGTAGTGTTAATATAATGTTTAGTGACCAGGGAGTGTAgtgcagtgtaggggttaatgcttTGTGATGGAACAGTGTAGATTTTGTAGGTGGTTAATTAGGAACAGTGTTCGTACAGTTTCTAGCAAAAGGTTAATGTATTGTCGGGGGTTAATGTAATGACTTCATGGTTACAGCAGCACCAGTAAAAACAAGTCCCAGCGCTGCCTGAGATTAGTAGGAGTTACTGTACACGTGCCCCTCAGAAGAGTCACTCCCACTAATCTCTGGCAGACTGGGACATGTATTTGAGAATAGTGATCAAAGTATTTGTCCTGCTCAGactatattttatgttaaataatGAAAATCCAGTGCTTTAATTTACCccgtaaacagctgaaagaaGAATAACACAATAGTGACTTCCATACAAACTCAATCTTCTAATCAAAACAAAGAAAGGGAGGGATGCTAAAAAACTagtaagagacacagagaggcagagagaggcacagagagagagagagagagagagagagagagacggagagagagacacagagaggcacagagagagagaggcagagagagagagaggcagagagagagacacagagaggcagagagagagagagaggcagagagagagagagaggcagagagagagagaggcagagagagagacacagagaggcagagagagagagagaggcagagagagagagagaggcagagagagaggggcagagagagagacagaggggcagagagagagaggggcaaagagagacagaggggcagagagagacagaggggcagagagggagagaggggcagagagggagagaggggcagagagagacagaggggcagagagagacagaggggcagagagagacagaggggcagagagagacagag contains:
- the STK33 gene encoding serine/threonine-protein kinase 33 isoform X4, producing MANMLNAEGLDTCRNMAQWSRSSSSAENKIPHTRMDDEAAIQQFYTFGKKLGQGSFGVVIEAIHRATGKKWAMKKVNREKAGSSAVKLLEREVSILKRVKHNHIIHLEEVFETPKRMYLVMELCESGELREMLHRKKLFSEVETRHIIHSLGSAIAYLHKNDIVHRDLKLENILVKSKDIADSEEMLLNIKVTDFGLAVQKGGVGSENMLQATCGTPIYMAPEIINAHDYSQQCDIWSVGVIMYMLLCGNAPFIANSEVELFEQIRKGELDFSDDVWLTVSSAAKDVLQRLLKVDPAHRITASELLDDPWITGETNPVQRPTNVLEMMKEWRNDMDDDEHLDSESNGLCETQDASLLVTEERASPISSNGSSETDSSKRLTPTKQPSAAGKTSSPANLGRTQDNSEQAVNATMTWKSPAASGKGETDKLSIRKKHGLKSTQRPAVSLRIKKT
- the STK33 gene encoding serine/threonine-protein kinase 33 isoform X3, with the translated sequence MLNAEGLDTCRNMAQWSRSSSSAENKIPHTRMDDEAAIQQFYTFGKKLGQGSFGVVIEAIHRATGKKWAMKKVNREKAGSSAVKLLEREVSILKRVKHNHIIHLEEVFETPKRMYLVMELCESGELREMLHRKKLFSEVETRHIIHSLGSAIAYLHKNDIVHRDLKLENILVKSKDIADSEEMLLNIKVTDFGLAVQKGGVGSENMLQATCGTPIYMAPEIINAHDYSQQCDIWSVGVIMYMLLCGNAPFIANSEVELFEQIRKGELDFSDDVWLTVSSAAKDVLQRLLKVDPAHRITASELLDDPWITGETNPVQRPTNVLEMMKEWRNDMDDDEHLDSESNGLCETQDASLLVTEERASPISSNGSSETDSSKRLTPTKQVNQKKTLSFPNGMVKKKGSSPKSPAVPSAAGKTSSPANLGRTQDNSEQAVNATMTWKSPAASGKGETDKLSIRKKHGLKSTQRPAVSLRIKKT
- the STK33 gene encoding serine/threonine-protein kinase 33 isoform X2, which encodes MMLNAEGLDTCRNMAQWSRSSSSAENKIPHTRMDDEAAIQQFYTFGKKLGQGSFGVVIEAIHRATGKKWAMKKVNREKAGSSAVKLLEREVSILKRVKHNHIIHLEEVFETPKRMYLVMELCESGELREMLHRKKLFSEVETRHIIHSLGSAIAYLHKNDIVHRDLKLENILVKSKDIADSEEMLLNIKVTDFGLAVQKGGVGSENMLQATCGTPIYMAPEIINAHDYSQQCDIWSVGVIMYMLLCGNAPFIANSEVELFEQIRKGELDFSDDVWLTVSSAAKDVLQRLLKVDPAHRITASELLDDPWITGETNPVQRPTNVLEMMKEWRNDMDDDEHLDSESNGLCETQDASLLVTEERASPISSNGSSETDSSKRLTPTKQVNQKKTLSFPNGMVKKKGSSPKSPAVPSAAGKTSSPANLGRTQDNSEQAVNATMTWKSPAASGKGETDKLSIRKKHGLKSTQRPAVSLRIKKT
- the STK33 gene encoding serine/threonine-protein kinase 33 isoform X1 → MANMLNAEGLDTCRNMAQWSRSSSSAENKIPHTRMDDEAAIQQFYTFGKKLGQGSFGVVIEAIHRATGKKWAMKKVNREKAGSSAVKLLEREVSILKRVKHNHIIHLEEVFETPKRMYLVMELCESGELREMLHRKKLFSEVETRHIIHSLGSAIAYLHKNDIVHRDLKLENILVKSKDIADSEEMLLNIKVTDFGLAVQKGGVGSENMLQATCGTPIYMAPEIINAHDYSQQCDIWSVGVIMYMLLCGNAPFIANSEVELFEQIRKGELDFSDDVWLTVSSAAKDVLQRLLKVDPAHRITASELLDDPWITGETNPVQRPTNVLEMMKEWRNDMDDDEHLDSESNGLCETQDASLLVTEERASPISSNGSSETDSSKRLTPTKQVNQKKTLSFPNGMVKKKGSSPKSPAVPSAAGKTSSPANLGRTQDNSEQAVNATMTWKSPAASGKGETDKLSIRKKHGLKSTQRPAVSLRIKKT